One genomic region from Longimicrobiales bacterium encodes:
- a CDS encoding PQQ-dependent sugar dehydrogenase: MRRFMLLAAAVLACSDDGTGPRMPAVGELRAVVIAAGLASPVHLTAPQGDARLFVVEQAGVIRIIRDGSLLPAPFLDISARVSSGGERGLFSMAFDPDYDDTGHFWVNFTDTNGNTRVERFSVSSDPDVADASSALLVLAVDQPYSNHNGGQIAFGPDGMLYVGMGDGGGSGDPDDHAQDRSTLLGSLLRIDVRIAPYAIPPDNPFAASTSARPEIWAYGLRNPWRFSFDAVTGDIYIADVGQSQWEEINVVSIDDAPVNYGWPIMEGTHCFGSSDCDRTGLVLPVHEYTHADGCSVTGGHVYRGSALSGLAGIYFYSDFCAGFLRSFRLSGGTATEHREWAVGDLGQVLSFGEDAEGELYLLSRNGSVYRLAPDPGTP, translated from the coding sequence ATGCGGCGTTTCATGCTCCTGGCGGCTGCTGTGCTGGCATGCTCAGATGACGGTACAGGTCCGCGGATGCCCGCCGTCGGCGAGCTGCGCGCGGTGGTTATCGCGGCCGGACTGGCATCGCCCGTCCATCTCACGGCCCCGCAGGGCGATGCGCGTCTGTTCGTCGTCGAGCAGGCCGGTGTTATCCGGATCATCAGGGACGGCAGCCTGCTGCCGGCCCCGTTCCTGGACATCTCGGCCCGGGTATCGTCCGGAGGCGAGCGCGGGCTGTTCAGCATGGCGTTCGACCCCGATTACGACGACACCGGACATTTCTGGGTGAATTTCACGGACACGAATGGCAACACGCGGGTGGAGCGCTTCAGTGTCTCGTCAGACCCCGATGTCGCGGATGCCTCATCCGCCCTGTTGGTGCTTGCGGTGGATCAGCCGTATTCCAACCACAACGGCGGCCAGATCGCGTTCGGTCCCGATGGTATGCTCTATGTCGGCATGGGCGACGGCGGCGGCTCCGGCGACCCCGACGACCACGCACAGGACCGCTCGACCCTCCTCGGGTCACTGCTGCGCATCGATGTACGGATCGCGCCCTACGCGATCCCGCCCGACAACCCGTTCGCGGCGTCGACCAGCGCGCGGCCCGAGATCTGGGCGTACGGACTCCGCAACCCGTGGCGCTTCTCGTTCGACGCGGTCACCGGTGACATCTACATCGCGGACGTGGGGCAGAGCCAGTGGGAAGAGATCAACGTCGTTTCCATTGACGACGCGCCGGTGAACTACGGCTGGCCCATCATGGAGGGTACACACTGCTTCGGTTCGAGCGACTGCGACCGGACGGGTCTTGTTCTGCCCGTGCACGAGTACACCCATGCGGATGGCTGCTCTGTGACCGGCGGCCATGTGTATCGCGGTTCTGCCCTGTCGGGCCTCGCAGGGATTTACTTCTATTCCGACTTCTGCGCGGGCTTTCTGCGCAGCTTCCGACTGAGCGGCGGCACTGCCACGGAGCATCGGGAATGGGCGGTCGGCGATCTGGGCCAGGTCCTCTCGTTCGGCGAGGACGCCGAGGGCGAGCTGTACTTGCTAAGCCGTAACGGCAGCGTGTATCGGCTGGCGCCGGACCCGGGAACGCCCTGA
- a CDS encoding serine hydrolase, which produces MRDLIRRIGADAGVSALAITAYDFEHRTAWCLDSDRWFHAASTIKVPVLLGVFDAIEQGRLEPYSRVHVRNRFLSIIDERPFRVQSSRDANAEVHAALGKMLMVRELAEHMIVTSSNLATNLLLDIVGVDNIRATLDRLNLHGIDLRRAVEDESAWEAGINNRITADGLAAALRLIEERRAISDSASDQMLEILHKQRFRSGIPAGLPEEARVANKTGEMSTVAHDGGIVYIEGRKPYVVVILTEWENGGDSRQATIARISRAIYEYMCEGAE; this is translated from the coding sequence TTGCGGGATCTCATTCGCCGGATCGGTGCGGACGCGGGTGTCAGCGCCCTCGCGATCACAGCATATGACTTCGAGCACCGGACCGCCTGGTGCCTGGACAGCGATCGCTGGTTTCATGCCGCGAGCACCATAAAGGTGCCCGTGCTGCTCGGCGTATTCGACGCCATCGAGCAGGGGCGGCTGGAGCCGTACTCGCGCGTGCATGTCCGCAATCGCTTTCTCAGCATAATCGACGAGCGACCGTTCCGGGTGCAGTCGAGCCGCGATGCGAACGCCGAAGTCCACGCCGCGCTCGGCAAGATGCTGATGGTACGCGAGCTGGCGGAGCACATGATCGTCACGAGCAGCAACCTCGCGACGAACCTGCTGCTCGACATCGTCGGCGTCGACAACATCCGCGCAACCCTCGATCGGCTGAACCTCCACGGCATCGACCTGCGTCGCGCGGTGGAAGACGAGTCGGCGTGGGAAGCCGGCATCAACAACCGCATCACCGCCGATGGTCTCGCCGCTGCACTCCGCCTGATCGAGGAACGACGCGCCATCTCTGACAGCGCGTCCGACCAGATGCTCGAGATCCTCCACAAGCAGCGCTTCCGCAGCGGTATCCCCGCAGGCCTGCCCGAGGAAGCCCGTGTCGCGAACAAGACCGGGGAGATGTCCACCGTGGCTCACGACGGCGGGATCGTCTACATCGAGGGCCGCAAGCCCTACGTGGTGGTCATCCTCACCGAATGGGAGAACGGCGGCGACAGCAGACAGGCGACGATCGCCCGCATTTCGCGCGCGATCTACGAGTACATGTGCGAGGGGGCCGAATGA